In the genome of Xanthocytophaga agilis, one region contains:
- a CDS encoding GldL-related protein has product MISTKNLTINTIVLLIGAFFILLCWNNIAGNYFPESIAGFWRFEQIAHFLALFLILSQSQIIIHKLYFSGIVISNVIMIMGFMFKIMHWPMAMELIVAGCMLSMLIYVISFLIKSTKSHLDILKVLWVLVMYITVLLVMYDVPYRHEWIGLPSILFWIMFFDFVYVTYRKAEQA; this is encoded by the coding sequence ATGATCTCAACTAAAAATCTCACTATCAATACTATAGTTTTATTAATTGGCGCTTTTTTCATTCTTCTATGCTGGAACAATATAGCTGGCAATTATTTCCCTGAAAGTATCGCCGGATTCTGGCGCTTTGAACAGATAGCCCACTTCCTGGCTCTTTTTCTTATACTATCACAAAGTCAAATCATTATTCATAAACTATACTTTTCTGGCATTGTCATTAGCAATGTAATCATGATAATGGGGTTCATGTTCAAAATTATGCATTGGCCTATGGCTATGGAACTTATTGTAGCAGGTTGTATGCTATCCATGCTGATATATGTGATAAGCTTCCTTATAAAATCTACCAAAAGCCATCTGGATATACTCAAGGTTCTATGGGTTTTGGTCATGTACATAACGGTACTATTAGTCATGTATGATGTACCTTACCGACATGAATGGATAGGACTTCCCAGTATTTTATTCTGGATTATGTTTTTTGATTTTGTTTACGTGACATATCGTAAAGCAGAACAAGCATGA